In Deltaproteobacteria bacterium, the sequence CGCGAATGGCCTGCGGGTTGGCGCTGGCCGGAAGGATAATGACTGCCAGTTCAATCCCCTCCGGAAGGTCCTGAACCGAGCGCTCAACTTTCATACCCATGATCTCTCCCCCCTTGGGGTTGACCAGGTAAAGTTTTCCAGAATAACCGTTCGCCACGATATTGCGAATCACGTCATTCCCAGGCTTATGGGGAATGGCAGATGCTCCAATTACCACAACGCTTTTAGGCTCGAAGAATTTTTTTAGCTTACCAGCCATGGTTTCTCCTTATAAAAATTTCCACCTCTAAAGGAAGGCGAAAGATAAAAGATCTGGTCTACGGTTATTTTATTGTAGACCGGCGATAATAAAATAATCTATCATAAGATCTGGAAGGCTAACAATATTTTTAAACATTTTTCGAAGGAGACCCATTTCCCCCCTCCTTTGTTTCCAGACCTTTTAACCAAGGAGTCAATTCAAGGCCCGGCGCGTGATCGATAAACGAGATTTATACAAAGACCAAATCCCTCTTCGCATAGAGAAAGGGTTGTTTATATTTTTTACAGTTAATTTTATCTGGATGTGCTAATTTCCCAACTGGGAAAGAATCCATTCTTCTTTGCCCTATTTATAATCAAATGAAAGGAGTATTATCATGGCAATGAAGCAAGGCAAGCTGTTCATTAACTGCGCTGTTACAGGTTCCATCCACATTCCTACCATGTCAGAATATCTTCCTATAACTCCTCAGCAAATCGCCGATGAGGCGGTCAAGGCAGCGAATGCTGGCGCCGCGACTGTACACCTTCATGCCCGCGACCCTAAGACAGGGCAGCCGAGTTCTGACATTGGTTTGTTCAAGGAAATCTGCGGAGAGATTCACCGGCGTTCAAACGTAATCCAATGCCCGACCACCGGCGGCGGTTTGGGGATGACCCCTGAGGAGCGGGTAAGGGTGGTCGCCCAATTGGAACCGGAACTGGCCAGTTGCAACATGGGTTCTTTCAATTTCGGCCTCTTTCCTCTCCTGGAGCGCTATTCCAAGTTTAAATTCGACTGGGAACCGAAGTATTTGGAGATGACGCGAGATTTCATCTTCGCCAACACCTTCAAATCCTTAGAAGTCTTCCTGAAGACCTTTCGGGATCACGGGACGAAACCGGAGATGGAATGTTATGATGTAGGCCATATTTATAACGCCGCCCACATGGCCGATCGGGGTTTCCTTGACAAACCCTTCTTTCTCCAGCTCATTATGGGAATCCTGGGATCTATTCAACCGAGCGTCGAAAACCTGCTGCATATGAAACACACCGCGGACAGCCTCTTCGGTGATGATTACGTCTGGTCGGTCCTCCCCGTGGGTCGTTACCAATTCTCTCTGGGGGCCGTGGCATCCGTTATCGGAGGTAACGTTCGGGTGGGTATGGAAGATAACCTTTATATCAGCAAAGGCCAAATGGTAAAATCCAACGAAGAGAGCGTGCAGAAAATCCGTCACCTGATGGAGGAACTGAGCCTGGAAGTAGCCACCCCGGATGAAGTAAGAAAGATTCTCAAGCTGAAAGGAAAAGATAAAACCAAATTCTAAACTCATAATCCCAACCCACGAACCCTTTGGCCAATTCCTCTCACCCCATTCCTTTTTCATATGGGCAGAGGAACGAGTGCCCCCGGCACTTTCCTGGCAAACCCTGCCAATTGAGCTTCTTGCAAAAGTCCGTAATTTACCCTTCGACAGGCTCAGGGTGAACGGGCTTCGGTTGAAATTATTTAGTTTTTCCGTTCGTGGTGAGCTTGTCGAACCACAAAAAAATACTTTTGCAAGAGCCTCAATTGATAGAAGAAAAATAAAGGGGAATAAAGCCATTTTTCCATTGACAAAACTGATCAGAATAAACTAAGAAAAAGTTGGTAATTTTTTTAATTACGGAGACGGTAAATCTCTTTCGAGGAGAAATCATTATGGTACCAGCATCCATTAAACGCGAACTCAGAGATATTGTTGGCCAAGAACGCTGCCTTGATGCCCCTGAAGATTTGATGGTTTATTCCCACGATGTATTTGCGGAAAAAAAGCCGGACGTGGTGGTTCTTCCC encodes:
- a CDS encoding 3-keto-5-aminohexanoate cleavage protein, producing MAMKQGKLFINCAVTGSIHIPTMSEYLPITPQQIADEAVKAANAGAATVHLHARDPKTGQPSSDIGLFKEICGEIHRRSNVIQCPTTGGGLGMTPEERVRVVAQLEPELASCNMGSFNFGLFPLLERYSKFKFDWEPKYLEMTRDFIFANTFKSLEVFLKTFRDHGTKPEMECYDVGHIYNAAHMADRGFLDKPFFLQLIMGILGSIQPSVENLLHMKHTADSLFGDDYVWSVLPVGRYQFSLGAVASVIGGNVRVGMEDNLYISKGQMVKSNEESVQKIRHLMEELSLEVATPDEVRKILKLKGKDKTKF